A genome region from Leptodactylus fuscus isolate aLepFus1 chromosome 6, aLepFus1.hap2, whole genome shotgun sequence includes the following:
- the INTS11 gene encoding integrator complex subunit 11 translates to MPEIKVTPLGAGQDVGRSCILVSIGGKNVMLDCGMHMGYNDDRRFPDFSYITQNGRLTEFLDCVIISHFHLDHCGALPYMSEMVGFDGPIYMTHPTKAICPILLEDYRKITVDKKGETNFFTSQMIKDCMKKVVAVNLHQTVQVDDELEIKAYYAGHVLGAAMFQIKVGSESVVYTGDYNMTPDRHLGAAWIDKCRPDLLISESTYATTIRDSKRCRERDFLKKVHETVEKGGKVLIPVFALGRAQELCILLETFWDRMNLKAPIYFSTGLTEKANHYYKLFITWTNQKIRKTFVQRNMFEFKHIKAFDRAFADNPGPMVVFATPGMLHAGQSLQIFRKWAGNEKNMVIMPGYCVQGTVGHKILSGQRKLEMEGRQTLEVKMQVEYMSFSAHADAKGIMQLIRQAEPRNVLLVHGEAKKMEFLKQKIEQEFRIQCYMPFNGETATIVTNPNIPVDISLGLLKKESALSLLPDAKKPRLMHGTLIMKDNSLRLVSPEQALKEIGLSEHQLRFTCRVHIQDPHKEQETVLRIYNHLKGILKDRSVQHLPDGSIMVESILLQVSTSSEDPNTKDLLISWTYQDEELGSFLTSVLKKGLPQGTS, encoded by the exons ATGCCAGAAATTAAAGTTACTCCTCTTG GTGCCGGCCAGGATGTCGGGCGCAGCTGTATCTTGGTTTCTATAGGAGGAAAGAATGTGATGCTGGATTGTGGGATGCACATGGGGTACAATGATGAC CGGCGGTTCCCAGACTTCTCGTACATTACACAGAATGGACGGCTCACAGAGTTCCTGGATTGTGTTATTATCAG CCACTTTCACCTGGACCATTGTGGAGCGCTGCCGTACATGAGCGAAATGGTCGGGTTTGATGGACCCATTTACATGACGCATCCTACTAAAGCCATCTGCCCCATCCTGCTCGAAGACTATAGGAAGATTACTGTGGACAAGAAAGGGGAAACCAACTTCTTTACATCCCAGATGATCAAAGATTGCATGAAGAAAGTAGTGGCTGTGAACCTTCATCAGACTGTGCAG GTTGACGATGAGCTAGAAATTAAGGCCTACTACGCCGGACATGTTTTGGGAGCTGCCATGTTTCAGATTAAAGTTGGATCAGAATCAGTTGTATATACT GGTGATTACAATATGACTCCAGACCGACACTTGGG TGCCGCATGGATTGACAAGTGCCGCCCAGATTTACTCATCAGCGAATCCACCTATGCAACGACCATCAGAGATTCGAAGCGTTGTCGGGAGCGAGATTTCCTAAAGAAGGTCCACGAGACTGTAGAGAAGGGCGGGAAG GTTCTCATTCCCGTTTTTGCCCTGGGTAGAGCTCAGGAACTCTGCATCTTGTTGGAGACATTCTG GGATCGGATGAATCTGAAAGCCCCTATTTACTTCTCCACGGGTCTGACCGAGAAGGCCAACCATTACTACAAGCTCTTCATCACCTGGACCAACCAGAAGATCAGGAAGACCTTCGTACAGAGGAACATGTTTGAGTTCAAGCATattaaggcctttgacagagctTTTGCAGATAATCCTGGTCCAATG GTTGTCTTTGCTACTCCAGGAATGTTACACGCTGGTCAGTCCTTACAGATTTTCCGCAAGTGGGCCGGGAATGAGAAGAACATG GTCATCATGCccgggtactgtgtgcagggcacagTGGGACACAAGATCTTAAGTGGTCAGCGTAAACTAGAGATGGAGGGCAGACAGACG CTGGAAGTGAAAATGCAGGTGGAATACATGTCCTTCAGTGCCCACGCCGATGCCAAAGGTATCATGCAACTCATCCGCCAGGCCGAGCCCCGGAATGTACTGCTGGTGCATGGAGAGGCCAAAAAGATGGAGTTCCTGAAGCAGAAGATTGAGCAGGAGTTTC GTATCCAGTGTTATATGCCATTCAATGGAGAGACAGCGACCATTGTCACCAATCCTAACATACCGGTGGATATCTCCTTGGGCCTGCTGAAGAAAGAGAGTGCACTGA GTCTCCTGCCAGATGCTAAGAAGCCCCGACTGATGCACGGGACGCTTATAATGAAAGACAAT AGTCTCCGTCTTGTCTCCCCTGAGCAGGCCTTGAAGGAGATTGGTCTGAGTGAGCACCAGCTGAGGTTCACCTGTAGGGTGCACATTCAGGACCCTCATAAGGAGCAGGAGACGGTGCTGCGGATATACAACCACCTGAAGGG GATCCTCAAAGATCGCTCAGTACAGCACCTGCCGGATGGCTCCATCATGGTAGAATCCATCCTTCTTCAGGTCTCCACCAGTTCTGAGGACCCCAACACAAAAGATCTTCTTATATCTTGGACATATCAG GATGAAGAGTTGGGGAGTTTCCTGACCTCTGTGCTCAAAAAGGGTTTACCACAAGGTACCAGCTAG